A window of the Spirochaetota bacterium genome harbors these coding sequences:
- a CDS encoding NAD(P)-dependent oxidoreductase, which translates to MKILVTGAAGNSNQALIPKLLESGHEVIAVDVSAMSYPCTCVRISIADELALAKHAAGCDIIVHAAGTADHALPRTPKVPEAYTAWWEMSAVSTHHLYRAALFAGVRKMIFLSTQEVYSYAHGPGIIEEEYHLSRPANNYYDLCKVISEQIGHYYAARHGIASIMLRAGNFTGMPEPDVEFLDNRLRREDVAQCEFLCLRYEPENGFEAFNVMAGNPFKPSDLEDLRLRPMDLIDRYYPGAKMLMIKAGVEWKGSDRLRSIRKAEAKLGYKPHFTFERYLEKLGWKLKGRLP; encoded by the coding sequence ATGAAAATTCTCGTCACCGGAGCCGCTGGCAATTCGAACCAGGCGCTCATCCCGAAACTGCTCGAGTCCGGGCATGAGGTGATTGCCGTGGACGTGTCGGCCATGTCCTATCCCTGCACATGCGTTCGCATATCTATCGCGGATGAGCTCGCGCTGGCGAAACACGCTGCCGGATGCGATATCATCGTCCATGCCGCTGGCACCGCGGACCACGCGCTTCCCCGGACACCCAAGGTCCCTGAGGCCTATACCGCCTGGTGGGAGATGAGCGCAGTCAGCACCCATCACCTCTACCGCGCCGCCCTTTTCGCGGGCGTAAGGAAGATGATCTTTCTCAGTACCCAGGAGGTCTACTCCTACGCTCATGGACCCGGAATTATCGAAGAGGAGTACCACCTCTCCCGGCCAGCGAACAACTACTACGACCTTTGCAAAGTTATTTCCGAACAGATTGGGCACTACTACGCGGCCCGCCATGGCATCGCGAGCATCATGTTGCGCGCAGGTAATTTTACGGGTATGCCGGAACCCGATGTAGAATTCCTTGACAACCGCCTTCGCCGGGAGGATGTCGCGCAGTGCGAATTCCTGTGCCTTAGATACGAACCCGAGAACGGCTTCGAAGCCTTCAACGTCATGGCCGGGAATCCGTTCAAGCCCTCGGACCTCGAGGATCTGCGCCTGCGGCCCATGGACCTGATCGACCGATACTATCCCGGTGCAAAGATGCTCATGATAAAGGCAGGTGTGGAATGGAAAGGTTCGGACCGTTTGCGGTCGATCCGGAAGGCCGAAGCTAAACTCGGTTACAAACCGCATTTTACGTTCGAGCGATACCTGGAAAAACTCGGCTGGAAGCTGAAAGGGAGACTACCGTGA
- a CDS encoding pyruvate formate lyase family protein: protein MNTVLLDPVMAENDQGTDAIAIDPVIQHAMAFTEMYKRYGKGQQSVREAMCLATQYPAMLGKLRNDDHFAGRNGPRLISYFTHQVSTTTQDRQRGGKQGGYCFEFDAPFDEKRTAAERDILRELAAFWRHECINAKYREAWDEEMHTYIQADVRWEYGGNTVKGRGKISGGGLSGCSMILDYSKLLSGGLPGLYERVLTRRARAQEKGEDLDLFDGSLLALDIVRDVCLEYACQAGELARNTDGAAAEGMRELQKMLISITERAPETLREALQLCWIYAIVNFDFPEFARFDDVFARFYRHDIDTGMLSKSSAEDLLLAFWNKMEEQGSRFADRVVVGGLGRTNERDADELALAVLRTIPRHRKLSPQFTFRYHRDQDSRLFDTALAALADEATMPLIYNDDVVVPGVAKHFDVPLTTAMRYHPHGCGEFTLAGMSPTPITAGFNVVKALEAALHNGKNILGDPIGLRTGHPADFNSFEELYAAFEKQLSFGARLGAKNFAAQYKTHRDECSFLLAGLLMDDCLERGRSTLDGGLRYMGACLVGHGYANTADSLAAIRKIVFEQKRYTLEEIVDALDRDFAGKETMRKELLALPKFGNDDDDADTMFARVWTSIHQASRKAGKDAGLHYLVVSSVNDGAYYMGFDTGATPDGRKCGEPFAVGTVPSAGMDRNGLTALLNSLSKVPAENGGSTSNMKFSRTVLTAERTKFKAALTVYFSRGGQQASITAVNVDDLENALTHPEQYGNLLVRVGGYCARFVELSPEMQRDIIRRTLYS, encoded by the coding sequence ATGAACACAGTATTGCTTGATCCGGTTATGGCAGAGAATGATCAAGGCACTGATGCTATAGCGATCGATCCTGTCATTCAACACGCCATGGCATTCACTGAGATGTATAAACGATACGGCAAAGGACAGCAGTCCGTCCGCGAGGCGATGTGCCTTGCGACGCAGTATCCTGCCATGCTCGGGAAACTCAGGAATGACGATCATTTTGCCGGGAGGAACGGCCCGCGGCTTATCTCCTATTTCACTCATCAGGTATCGACTACCACGCAGGACCGTCAGCGTGGCGGGAAGCAGGGCGGCTACTGCTTCGAATTCGATGCCCCGTTCGATGAAAAAAGAACGGCTGCAGAGCGTGACATACTCAGGGAGCTTGCTGCGTTCTGGCGGCATGAATGCATAAACGCTAAATATCGCGAGGCATGGGACGAGGAGATGCATACCTATATCCAAGCTGACGTGCGGTGGGAGTATGGCGGCAACACGGTGAAGGGAAGAGGGAAAATCTCCGGCGGCGGGCTCAGTGGCTGCAGCATGATACTCGATTACAGCAAGCTTCTCTCCGGCGGACTTCCCGGCCTTTATGAGCGTGTGCTTACGCGACGAGCACGCGCGCAGGAAAAAGGCGAGGATCTCGATCTATTCGACGGATCGCTACTCGCGCTTGATATCGTCCGTGATGTCTGTCTTGAGTATGCCTGTCAGGCGGGAGAATTAGCCCGGAACACTGACGGTGCAGCAGCGGAAGGCATGCGCGAACTGCAGAAGATGCTCATCAGCATAACCGAACGTGCGCCGGAAACGCTTCGCGAGGCGCTGCAGCTCTGCTGGATATATGCCATTGTCAATTTTGATTTTCCGGAGTTCGCCCGTTTCGATGATGTATTCGCCCGTTTCTATCGTCATGATATCGACACCGGCATGCTTTCAAAATCATCCGCGGAGGACCTTCTCCTTGCGTTCTGGAATAAGATGGAGGAGCAGGGATCGCGGTTTGCTGACCGCGTTGTCGTTGGCGGTCTCGGACGTACGAATGAGCGCGATGCCGATGAACTTGCGCTCGCCGTGCTCCGGACCATTCCGCGTCACCGGAAGCTTTCCCCGCAGTTCACGTTCCGTTATCACCGGGATCAGGATTCACGTCTGTTCGATACAGCGCTTGCCGCTCTCGCTGACGAAGCAACCATGCCGCTCATCTATAATGATGATGTCGTCGTTCCCGGTGTTGCGAAGCATTTTGATGTGCCTCTTACAACGGCCATGCGTTATCACCCGCACGGCTGCGGCGAGTTCACGCTTGCAGGTATGAGCCCAACACCCATCACGGCGGGGTTCAACGTGGTCAAGGCGCTCGAAGCGGCACTGCATAACGGGAAGAACATTCTCGGCGACCCGATAGGGCTGCGTACCGGTCATCCTGCTGATTTTAATTCATTCGAGGAGCTCTATGCGGCATTCGAGAAGCAGCTCTCCTTCGGTGCAAGGCTCGGTGCTAAGAATTTTGCAGCACAGTATAAGACGCATCGTGATGAATGCAGCTTTCTTCTCGCCGGTCTTCTTATGGACGACTGTCTCGAGCGCGGCAGATCAACACTCGACGGCGGACTCAGATATATGGGCGCCTGTCTGGTCGGACACGGCTATGCGAACACCGCGGATTCTCTCGCTGCGATACGCAAAATCGTTTTTGAACAGAAACGATATACGCTCGAGGAGATCGTCGATGCGCTCGATCGTGATTTCGCAGGTAAAGAGACCATGAGAAAAGAACTCCTTGCACTGCCCAAGTTCGGCAACGATGATGATGATGCGGATACGATGTTCGCCCGCGTGTGGACTTCGATCCATCAGGCGTCACGGAAAGCCGGTAAGGATGCCGGGCTTCACTACCTTGTAGTGAGCAGCGTGAATGACGGTGCGTACTACATGGGCTTCGATACCGGCGCAACCCCTGACGGCAGGAAATGCGGCGAGCCGTTCGCTGTCGGCACCGTGCCGTCGGCAGGCATGGACAGGAACGGTCTTACCGCACTGCTTAATTCGCTCTCGAAAGTCCCGGCGGAGAACGGCGGATCGACATCGAACATGAAATTCTCACGCACTGTTCTTACGGCAGAACGCACCAAGTTCAAAGCGGCGCTTACGGTGTATTTCAGCCGTGGCGGTCAGCAGGCATCCATAACCGCGGTGAACGTGGACGATCTTGAGAATGCTCTTACGCATCCTGAGCAGTACGGGAATCTTCTCGTGCGCGTCGGCGGGTACTGTGCACGGTTTGTGGAATTAAGCCCGGAGATGCAGCGGGATATCATCAGGAGGACGCTCTACTCATGA
- a CDS encoding AraC family transcriptional regulator, with amino-acid sequence MEKNPRHYQFRLWNRNPFHLIVSSTTLNTDFRPHTHSASELVLCASGRATHIIDGTAHRMSTGDVCVIKPGMHHAFSGAKNFFHYNVGFLSDMLASSGDDIKREAGYHALFLSSDAASEIAESMMLTLSAGDLSGARVLLDAIMKECTGKHTAFETAVRGLFLEFVVLLVRGYSKRGGSATPLSQISYIAGYLETNYREQIPLDTLAEKCGLSRRHFSRLFRNMYRKSPMEYLMDARIREAIKLLASGEHSITEAALETGFDDSNYFSRAFRKVTGVSPRAYRDSITAKR; translated from the coding sequence ATGGAGAAAAATCCGCGTCACTATCAGTTCCGGCTGTGGAACCGCAACCCGTTCCACCTTATCGTCTCATCGACGACGCTTAATACTGATTTCAGGCCGCATACGCACAGCGCATCCGAGCTTGTCCTCTGCGCATCAGGCCGCGCCACGCACATCATCGACGGCACGGCGCATCGCATGAGCACGGGCGACGTCTGTGTGATAAAGCCGGGCATGCATCACGCGTTCTCAGGAGCGAAAAATTTCTTCCATTACAACGTAGGCTTCCTTTCCGATATGCTCGCCTCTTCCGGCGACGACATCAAACGCGAGGCAGGGTATCATGCGCTTTTTCTCAGCAGCGATGCCGCTTCCGAAATCGCGGAGAGCATGATGCTCACACTTTCCGCAGGCGATCTTTCCGGCGCACGCGTCCTGCTCGATGCGATCATGAAGGAATGCACCGGCAAGCACACCGCATTCGAAACGGCCGTGCGCGGGCTGTTCCTTGAATTCGTCGTACTTCTTGTGCGCGGGTACTCAAAGCGCGGCGGCAGCGCTACACCGCTTTCGCAGATATCCTATATTGCCGGATATCTGGAAACGAATTACCGCGAACAGATACCGCTTGATACGCTCGCGGAAAAATGTGGTCTTTCACGCCGTCATTTCTCACGGCTGTTCAGGAACATGTACCGCAAGAGCCCGATGGAGTATCTTATGGATGCGCGCATCCGCGAGGCGATAAAACTCCTTGCATCCGGCGAACACAGCATCACCGAGGCGGCGCTTGAAACGGGTTTCGATGACAGTAATTACTTCAGCCGCGCTTTCAGGAAGGTCACCGGCGTAAGTCCGCGTGCATACCGCGATTCAATAACAGCGAAACGCTAG
- a CDS encoding glycyl-radical enzyme activating protein, with protein MNAKGIVLSVLRASFNDGPGIRTTVFLKGCPLRCAWCHNPESQSPKPMLAYLEHNCSRCGACAAACPNGCHVLSISLHTIDRSHCTACGACAKACGNGALIVKGTMMNVDEIMNDVMKDMDFYRSSGGGITISGGEPLMQADLCAELLSRAKAEGIHTAVETSGFASRQVIERIAPLASLFLFDLKGMDDERHRQHTGVSNRMIHENAAWLCNIGAEIIFRLPLIPGMNDTDDDLSSLRQFIRSLPGEHTLEIMPYHSMAADKAVQIGSAYACDALEPTEEDRERWDRMTR; from the coding sequence ATGAATGCAAAGGGCATCGTGCTCTCGGTGCTCCGTGCATCGTTCAACGATGGTCCGGGCATACGAACTACGGTGTTCCTCAAGGGCTGTCCGCTCCGCTGTGCATGGTGCCATAATCCCGAATCGCAGTCTCCGAAGCCTATGCTTGCGTATCTTGAACATAACTGCAGCCGATGCGGTGCCTGTGCCGCTGCATGCCCGAACGGATGTCATGTGCTCAGCATATCGCTCCATACCATCGATCGTTCGCACTGTACCGCCTGCGGAGCCTGTGCAAAGGCGTGCGGGAACGGAGCGCTCATCGTAAAAGGGACGATGATGAACGTCGATGAAATAATGAACGACGTAATGAAGGATATGGATTTCTACCGGAGCTCTGGCGGCGGTATTACGATCTCAGGCGGTGAACCGCTCATGCAGGCTGATCTCTGCGCCGAACTCCTGTCGCGTGCAAAGGCCGAGGGGATACATACTGCGGTGGAGACAAGCGGCTTTGCATCGAGGCAGGTGATCGAACGCATCGCTCCGCTCGCTAGTCTCTTCCTCTTTGACCTCAAAGGTATGGATGATGAACGCCATCGACAACACACCGGCGTTTCGAACCGCATGATACATGAGAATGCCGCATGGCTTTGCAATATCGGTGCGGAGATTATCTTCCGGCTGCCGCTGATACCGGGAATGAACGACACGGATGATGATCTTTCCTCGCTGCGGCAATTCATCCGCTCGCTTCCGGGTGAACATACGCTCGAGATCATGCCGTATCATTCCATGGCAGCTGATAAGGCGGTGCAGATCGGTTCGGCGTATGCCTGCGATGCGCTTGAACCTACGGAGGAAGACCGTGAGCGGTGGGATCGAATGACCAGGTAA
- a CDS encoding glycoside hydrolase family 130 protein, giving the protein MRGRSIHWEALHTFSPAAVVKDGKVYVLYRAEDDTGEMKIGAHTSRLGIAVSEDGIHFQREKEPVFFPADDGQKENEWDGGCEDPRIVETNDGSYVLTYTQWNRKQAHLAVATSRDLRNWTKHGPAFPGAQSVKYTKSGSIVCSFVDGRLVATKVNGKYLMYWGFHDIQLAVSNDLITWDPGTIVLPKRTGMFDSSVTEAGPPAVITRDGIVLLYNGSACVDHSAKKQNIYGAGCAIFDRNDPSRCIARSDDMFFKPEMPYEKTGQYLAGDIFFVGMVYFREKWFVYYGGTDKYVAVAIANALPTLR; this is encoded by the coding sequence ATGCGCGGGCGCTCCATACACTGGGAAGCGCTGCACACGTTCAGCCCTGCTGCTGTCGTGAAAGACGGAAAAGTGTATGTCCTTTACCGTGCCGAAGACGATACTGGCGAGATGAAGATCGGTGCGCATACCTCGCGGCTTGGGATAGCCGTGAGCGAGGACGGTATACATTTCCAGCGCGAAAAAGAGCCGGTATTTTTCCCGGCAGATGACGGACAAAAGGAAAATGAGTGGGATGGCGGTTGCGAGGACCCGCGGATTGTTGAAACCAACGACGGGAGTTATGTGCTTACGTATACACAATGGAACAGAAAACAGGCGCACCTTGCGGTGGCGACATCGCGCGATCTTCGCAACTGGACAAAGCACGGTCCAGCTTTTCCGGGAGCACAATCGGTGAAGTACACAAAATCCGGCTCCATTGTCTGTTCGTTTGTCGATGGGCGTCTTGTTGCCACAAAAGTAAACGGAAAGTATCTCATGTATTGGGGTTTCCATGATATACAACTTGCTGTTTCTAACGACCTTATTACTTGGGATCCCGGTACGATAGTACTGCCAAAGCGAACGGGGATGTTTGATAGCTCCGTCACCGAAGCGGGACCGCCAGCTGTCATTACCCGTGATGGTATCGTTCTTTTATATAACGGCAGCGCCTGTGTTGATCATTCCGCTAAAAAGCAAAATATCTACGGCGCAGGATGTGCTATTTTCGACCGTAACGATCCTTCGCGCTGCATCGCACGAAGCGATGATATGTTCTTTAAGCCCGAAATGCCGTACGAGAAAACCGGACAATATCTCGCCGGGGATATTTTTTTCGTCGGGATGGTATACTTCCGAGAAAAGTGGTTTGTCTATTACGGAGGCACCGACAAATATGTTGCAGTTGCAATAGCGAATGCACTGCCAACGTTGCGGTGA
- a CDS encoding NAD(P)-dependent oxidoreductase, with translation MNMTSAIVVHPDFDLFWPWAADRLHDLWREQGPVEFVRLPSDRPYVWKPAADPDEGKKAVHHFLSNPAAVERLVCLNIPFSAESLTALPNLRELAVPALKDGVMIEKIEKARIRFIRHLSEGFFGESVSEFAFALTLCGLRRIPQMHHRIISSLNDWEHGQPDGIGKPGQRGHQFGDDPNFVNGTVAGKRVRIVGAGNIASRYASFCSFSGAEVTMWDPFASEPCFHRAGARREHFLERLVRDAEIFVPMVPLTPQTEGLVKTEHIAALPQGCLVVMVTRAKICDCDQLYRRVLNDELALAADVFDHEPLEMGNALLGRHNVVHTPHNAGRTKEANWRFVEMLADQFLPK, from the coding sequence ATGAACATGACCAGTGCGATCGTGGTGCATCCGGATTTTGATCTTTTTTGGCCGTGGGCGGCGGACCGGCTACACGACCTGTGGCGCGAACAGGGGCCGGTGGAGTTCGTGCGCCTGCCGTCGGATCGGCCGTATGTGTGGAAACCTGCCGCGGACCCGGACGAGGGGAAAAAAGCGGTGCATCACTTTCTGTCCAACCCGGCGGCGGTGGAGCGGCTTGTCTGCCTGAACATCCCATTTTCCGCCGAAAGCCTGACCGCGCTGCCGAATCTGCGTGAACTGGCGGTGCCGGCCTTGAAAGACGGCGTCATGATTGAAAAAATTGAAAAAGCCAGAATCCGTTTTATCCGTCACCTGAGTGAAGGATTCTTTGGGGAGTCCGTTTCCGAATTCGCCTTTGCGCTCACCCTGTGCGGTTTGCGCCGAATTCCGCAGATGCATCACCGTATCATTAGCAGCCTGAATGATTGGGAACACGGACAACCGGACGGTATCGGGAAGCCGGGGCAAAGGGGACACCAATTCGGCGATGATCCGAATTTCGTCAACGGGACGGTTGCCGGGAAGCGGGTGCGGATCGTCGGCGCCGGGAATATCGCCAGTCGCTATGCTAGTTTTTGCAGCTTTTCCGGCGCCGAGGTGACGATGTGGGATCCATTTGCCAGCGAACCGTGCTTCCACCGGGCCGGTGCCCGGCGTGAACATTTTCTTGAACGATTGGTGCGGGACGCGGAAATATTCGTGCCGATGGTGCCGCTTACCCCGCAAACCGAAGGGCTGGTCAAAACGGAACATATCGCCGCGTTGCCGCAGGGGTGCCTAGTCGTCATGGTGACCCGCGCGAAAATTTGTGACTGTGATCAGCTCTACCGCCGTGTTCTGAACGACGAGTTGGCTCTAGCTGCGGATGTCTTCGATCACGAACCACTGGAAATGGGTAACGCGCTGTTGGGGCGGCACAATGTCGTGCATACCCCGCACAACGCCGGGCGCACCAAGGAAGCGAACTGGCGTTTCGTCGAAATGCTGGCAGACCAGTTTTTGCCGAAATAA
- a CDS encoding TIGR04076 family protein, with protein sequence MKKTVKVEVMEMAGKCINHKMGDKFEVGLMTEAGICTKLLHSIYPYAMYLMSADSKTVSGSLKVTCPDGIVRVKLTQHITE encoded by the coding sequence GTGAAGAAGACTGTGAAAGTCGAAGTGATGGAAATGGCTGGAAAGTGCATCAACCATAAGATGGGGGATAAGTTTGAAGTGGGACTCATGACCGAAGCTGGCATCTGCACCAAGCTCCTGCATTCGATCTATCCTTATGCGATGTACTTGATGAGCGCGGATTCCAAAACCGTCTCCGGAAGCCTCAAGGTCACGTGTCCCGACGGAATCGTGAGAGTGAAACTGACCCAACATATAACCGAATGA
- a CDS encoding cellulase family glycosylhydrolase, giving the protein MNNMLGDQFLLGVNYWPRHHGPRMWSEWNETEIDGEFAEIKAIGMNTVRIFPLWNDFQPLKEVGAMGYCGEIIMRDNEMVSSRENPAMIDETMMKRFDAVLALAKKHSLKLIVSLMTGWMSGMLFDVSWRKDRNIYTDPFMMKWQLLYCGEFAKRYSDNSTIIGWEYGNEHNCFIQCPSGEAAWSWMRSIANEIRVNDRNHPMISGMHSLSPYATDSTPWGIDATAASVDVFTVHPYPVFTPGCFMDSLNSMRPNLHATAGSRFYSSLGKKPCLCEETGTLGDTMLSEGASADFIRRRLYSLFANGDIGCLWWCGVDFSCGEKLPYRWVQMENDGLGLIDVNKRVKPAGHEFKKFSSIVGKLKRLPETKKRAAIVIRDRKCNSGEIWTLFYNAFVLAKQAGLEADFIYPDDALDAYDIIICPSLAGRANYFSTSWNRIMKRVHEGATLYLSYDGGHFTRSSEVFGLTHVDREPSRGMTAKATTGAPAALLGLTLAGKQDVHLAVRDTNADVLMQWSDGSPAMTVKKYGKGTAIFLGVGIETIRANTSYALQNDSAWRVYDYLKQFAGIREKIELVDAPFIERTYHPLSEREGYFTVINHTDAVFTNAIVCEKMPESFINVGDETSANKSGASWEISLPAFSCGIFLAKW; this is encoded by the coding sequence ATGAACAACATGCTCGGTGATCAATTTCTGCTAGGCGTCAATTACTGGCCGCGCCATCACGGCCCGCGGATGTGGAGCGAGTGGAACGAAACCGAGATTGATGGCGAGTTTGCCGAGATAAAGGCCATCGGCATGAACACCGTCCGTATCTTTCCCCTCTGGAATGATTTTCAGCCACTCAAAGAAGTTGGCGCGATGGGCTACTGTGGCGAGATCATTATGCGCGACAATGAAATGGTATCGTCACGTGAAAACCCAGCGATGATCGATGAAACGATGATGAAGCGCTTTGACGCCGTGCTGGCACTTGCGAAGAAGCATTCGCTGAAACTTATTGTGTCGCTAATGACCGGCTGGATGAGCGGCATGCTCTTCGATGTGTCATGGCGCAAAGACAGAAACATCTACACCGATCCATTCATGATGAAGTGGCAGCTTCTCTACTGCGGGGAGTTTGCAAAGCGCTACAGCGACAACAGTACCATCATTGGATGGGAGTATGGCAATGAACATAACTGTTTCATACAATGCCCGAGCGGCGAGGCGGCGTGGTCATGGATGCGCTCCATCGCAAATGAGATCCGCGTCAACGACCGCAATCATCCGATGATATCCGGCATGCATTCGCTTTCTCCCTATGCAACCGACAGCACTCCCTGGGGTATCGATGCGACGGCGGCGAGCGTTGATGTATTCACCGTGCATCCGTATCCCGTGTTCACGCCGGGCTGTTTTATGGATTCACTTAATTCCATGCGACCGAATCTTCATGCCACTGCGGGAAGTAGATTCTACTCATCGCTTGGAAAAAAGCCCTGTCTCTGTGAGGAAACAGGAACCCTCGGCGACACCATGCTTTCGGAAGGAGCATCAGCGGATTTCATCCGTCGCCGGCTTTACAGTCTTTTTGCAAACGGGGACATTGGCTGCCTGTGGTGGTGTGGCGTTGATTTTTCTTGCGGCGAAAAACTCCCCTACCGCTGGGTGCAGATGGAGAACGACGGTCTTGGGCTTATTGACGTCAATAAACGGGTGAAACCTGCAGGACATGAGTTTAAGAAGTTCAGTAGTATCGTCGGCAAACTAAAGCGACTACCGGAAACGAAAAAACGCGCGGCGATTGTGATTCGTGACCGCAAGTGTAACAGCGGTGAAATATGGACGCTTTTCTACAACGCATTCGTTCTTGCCAAGCAGGCGGGGCTTGAAGCGGACTTCATCTACCCGGACGATGCGCTCGACGCGTATGACATTATCATTTGCCCCTCCCTTGCCGGCCGAGCAAACTATTTTTCGACGAGCTGGAATCGTATTATGAAGCGTGTGCACGAGGGCGCAACGCTTTATCTCTCCTACGACGGTGGGCATTTTACGCGTTCTTCCGAGGTGTTTGGGCTTACGCATGTCGATCGGGAGCCATCACGCGGCATGACGGCAAAAGCGACAACGGGAGCACCGGCAGCACTTCTGGGGCTGACACTTGCCGGAAAGCAGGACGTTCATCTTGCGGTGCGCGATACAAACGCAGATGTGCTTATGCAGTGGAGCGATGGATCACCCGCGATGACAGTAAAGAAGTATGGAAAGGGCACGGCGATCTTTCTTGGTGTCGGCATAGAAACGATACGCGCGAACACATCATATGCACTTCAAAACGATTCGGCGTGGCGCGTCTACGATTATCTGAAACAATTTGCCGGAATACGCGAAAAGATCGAACTTGTCGATGCGCCGTTCATCGAGAGAACGTATCATCCGCTCTCGGAGCGCGAGGGATATTTTACCGTTATCAATCATACCGATGCAGTATTCACCAACGCGATCGTCTGCGAGAAAATGCCCGAGAGTTTCATCAACGTTGGGGATGAAACTTCTGCAAATAAAAGCGGAGCATCATGGGAGATATCGCTTCCGGCGTTCAGCTGCGGGATATTTCTGGCGAAGTGGTAA
- a CDS encoding MBL fold metallo-hydrolase — MKNRIYQLMPSATDWTKQFSMSYIITTDDGQLIVIDGGWDNDAETLLFYLKKISGRECPHIAAWFLSHVHDDHIQAFIEIISHRKDKINIGKVYFNFPSVQNIEMFELSGAALIKNFYSLLPQFADKATIVSINECYIVGNAKFDVLLTPDTEITDNFINNSSVVIRMTLGGKTVIFLGDLGAEGGRRLLKIWGDKLKSDVCQMAHHGQAGVDIDVYRAILPEICLWPTPDWLWNNDRYGKGFDTDVFQTVTTRRWIDQLGCTNKNYIMKDGTAEIELPETEL, encoded by the coding sequence ATGAAAAATAGAATCTATCAGCTTATGCCGAGTGCAACTGACTGGACAAAGCAGTTTTCGATGAGCTATATAATTACAACAGATGATGGACAGCTCATTGTAATTGACGGCGGATGGGATAATGATGCGGAAACTCTTCTTTTCTACCTTAAAAAAATATCAGGGCGAGAATGCCCGCATATAGCAGCCTGGTTTCTGAGTCACGTTCACGATGACCATATCCAAGCGTTTATTGAAATTATATCACACCGAAAAGACAAGATAAATATCGGGAAGGTTTATTTCAATTTCCCATCTGTGCAAAATATTGAAATGTTTGAACTTTCCGGTGCGGCGCTGATAAAGAACTTTTACTCCTTGCTTCCCCAGTTTGCAGATAAGGCAACTATTGTCAGTATCAATGAATGTTATATTGTGGGTAATGCAAAATTTGATGTTTTGCTTACACCCGATACCGAAATCACAGATAACTTTATTAATAATTCATCGGTTGTTATCAGAATGACACTTGGCGGAAAAACAGTTATTTTCCTTGGCGACCTCGGTGCAGAAGGTGGCAGAAGACTGTTGAAAATCTGGGGGGACAAGTTGAAATCGGATGTTTGCCAAATGGCTCATCATGGGCAAGCTGGTGTTGATATTGATGTTTACCGGGCTATTTTGCCTGAGATCTGCTTGTGGCCGACACCGGATTGGCTATGGAATAATGACCGTTATGGTAAAGGCTTTGATACCGATGTATTCCAGACTGTCACCACTCGCAGATGGATAGATCAACTCGGGTGTACAAATAAAAATTATATTATGAAGGACGGAACTGCGGAGATAGAATTGCCAGAAACTGAACTTTGA